In the genome of Aspergillus luchuensis IFO 4308 DNA, chromosome 2, nearly complete sequence, one region contains:
- a CDS encoding uncharacterized protein (COG:E;~EggNog:ENOG410PFIU;~InterPro:IPR002293;~PFAM:PF00324,PF13520;~TransMembrane:11 (o48-70i82-102o177-198i205-224o244-263i284-306o326-350i389-409o415-437i449-470o482-502i);~go_component: GO:0016020 - membrane [Evidence IEA];~go_function: GO:0022857 - transmembrane transporter activity [Evidence IEA];~go_process: GO:0055085 - transmembrane transport [Evidence IEA]): MADIKAAANPAMETDGAELEKVRIAGTNQADTQLAAEFGYKPVFKREFGYLSTFSFAVSISGLFATIMTTMSYPLEAGGSSAVVWCWLVSGAGCMCIALSVAELVSAYPTSGGLYFTISRLAPHDWVPSISWVTGWLNFLGQICGVASSEYGGAQMLLAIVSMCKGMDNYEIKTTTTVGVMAALTFITGLVNSLSTYWMEKMTKFYVIFHVCVLVACAIALLVMTDDKHDASYVFTHVESTSGWQPIGFSWLFGFLSVSWTMTDYDATAHITEEISNPEIKAPWAISMAMLFTYLAGFLFNIVLCFCMGDPNAILNSKMEQPVAQIFYNSLGKGGAIFFTVSALLIIKFVTFTAMQSLGRTVFAFSRDRMLPFSNVWVKVSPMTGTPLYAVWISVFFCIAINLIALGSYTAVDAVFTLCSIALDWSYCIPVLCKLLFGQFRPGPWHMGIFSKFVNAWACLWTLFVSIIFVLPTDRPVTPDNMNYACVFLVFVLLFALVYWFISGKRFYHGPITEAVVADSASESNLPGDAKSDKDGREN, from the exons ATGGCAGACATCAAAGCAGCTGCGAACCCAGCCATGGAGACTGACGGCGCCGAACTCGAGAAAGTCCGCATCGCCGGTACGAATCAGGCCGACACTCAACTCGCCGCAGAGTTTGGTTACAAGCCCGTCTTCAAGCGAGAGTTCGGTTATCTCTCCACTTTTTCGTTCGCAGTCAGTATCAGTGGTCTGTTCGCAACCATTATGACCACCATGTCCTACCCTCTCGAGGCGGGAGGAAGCAGCGCGGTGGTATGGTGTTGGCTTGTTTCGGGAGCTGGGTGCATGTGTATCGCG CTTTCGGTTGCTGAGCTTGTATCTGCCTACCCGACCTCTGGAGGCCT GTACTTTACGATCTCGAGACTTGCTCCACATGATTGGGTTCCGTCGATCAGTTG GGTGACCGGTTGGTTGAACTTTCTTGGCCAGATCTGTGGCGTGGCCTCATCCGAGTATGGCGGTGCGCAGATGCTCCTGGCCATTGTCTCGATGTGCAAGGGAATGGACAACTACGAGATCAAAACCACAACGACCGTTGGTGTGATGGCTGCTTTGACCTTCATTACCGGTCTGGTTAACTCTCTGTCTACATACTGGATGGAAAAGATGACCAAGTTCTATGTCATCTTTCACGTCTGCGTCCTCGTAGCTTGTGCTATTGCTCTTCTGGTCATGACCGACGACAAACACGATGCCTCGTACGTCTTCACTCATGTCGAGTCGACCTCTGGTTGGCAGCCCATCGGTTTCAGTTGGCTGTTTGGCTTCCTGTCAGTCAGCTGGACCATGACGGACTATGATGCCACGGCTCATATTACCGAGGAGATCAGCAACCCTGAGATTAAGGCGCCTTGGGCGATTTCAATGGCTATGCTGTTCACTTATCTGGCTGGCTTCCTGTTCAACATCGTTCTATGCTTCTGCATGGGTGACCCGAACGCTATCCTTAACTCCAAGATGGAACAGCCAGTCGCACAGATCTTCTATAACAGCCTTGGCAAGGGTggcgccatcttcttcaccgttTCTGCTCTGCTCATTATCAAGTTTGTCACCTTCACAGCCATGCAGTCGCTAGGCCGAACtgtctttgccttttcccgTGACCGCATGCTTCCCTTTTCCAACGTCTGGGTCAAGGTATCTCCCATGACTGGCACTCCCCTCTATGCGGTCTGGAtctctgttttcttctgCATTGCCATCAATCTTATCGCTCTGGGCTCCTACACGGCAGTTGATGCCGTGTTCACCCTCTGCTCCATCGCTCTTGACTGGAGTTATTGCATCCCCGTTCTGTGCAAATTGCTGTTTGGTCAATTCAGACCCGGACCTTGGCACATGGGCATCTTCAGCAAGTTTGTAAATGCCTGGGCCTGCCTCTGGACGCTCTTCGTCAGCATTATTTTCGTACTTCCCACGGACCGTCCTGTGACCCCTGACAAC ATGAACTATGCCTGTGTGTTCTTGGTGTTTGTCTTGCTGTTTGCGCTGGTTTACTGGTTCATCAGCGGCAAGCGCTTCTACCATGGCCCTATTACCGAAGCAGTTGTAGCAGATTCAGCCTCCGAAAGCAACCTACCCGGCGACGCCAAATCGGATAAGGACGGACGAGAGAACTGA